The genomic segment TCCGCCGCAACGTGGACATGCTCTACGTGCTGGAGAACAACGGCGTGTACGGGCTCACCAAGGGCCAGTTCTCGGCCTCGGCGGACGTGGGCACGAAGGCCAAGCGGGGCGACACCAACCGCCAGCGGCCGATCGACCCGGTGCTCCTGGCGCTCACGCTCGGGGCCAGCTTCGTGGCGCGCGGCTTCTCGGGCGACAAGGAGCAGCTGGTGCCGCTGCTCAAGGCGGGGATCGCGCACCGCGGCTTCGCGCTGGTGGACGTGATCAGCCCGTGCGTGACCTTCAACGACCACGAGGGCTCCACCAAGAGCTACCTCTCCACGCGCGAGCGCTACCGCGAGGTGGCCCCGGTGGACTTCGTCCCGCTGCGCGAGGAGATCACCGTGGCGCCGGCGGACGGCCCGGTGCGCGAGGTGCGGATGCACGACGGCAGCACGGTGCGCTTCCGCCGGCTCGACGCCGACTACGACCCCACCGACCGGCTGGCCGCGTACGCCACCGTGCAGCGCCTCCAGGAGGAGGGCGAGGTGGTGACGGGCCTCCTCTACATCAGCGAGGAGGGCAGCGAGATGCACGCCCTCAACGAGACCGTCGACGCGCCGCTGGTCGCCCTGCCGTACGAGGAGCTCTGCCCCGGCCGCGCGGCGCTGGAGGAGTTGATGGGGGAGTTTGTTTGAATATCGGACTTCGTAATTAGCCCGACTCTGTTTGCGCTCTTGCCCCGGCGCGTGAGTTTAGTTTAAAAGGTTGTGAGTCCCTGATGAGAGGTTAGCCGATGGAATCCGAGGCACCGACTGTCGCGATCGCCTTCAGGGCAGTCGGTCCGATCACTCGCTCGACCTTGCCCGATGGACCAGCAGAGCCCAAATCCGAGGCCCTGAACGACGTGCTTCATTGGCTCTGGGCGACACGTACTCAGATTCGTCGACTCACCGAAGGAATCAGAACGGAGTTAACATCGAATCAACCCCGGGAGCTATCGCGACGTAGAACTTTCTCACGAACCAGTCTCGATGAGCACCTGCTGCTTGTTTGCGCTGGTCAGTTCGAAAAAGCTGCCCGAACTGCCCG from the Longimicrobium sp. genome contains:
- a CDS encoding 2-oxoacid:ferredoxin oxidoreductase subunit beta, yielding MTSIAKPPVRHPGLQTNALGLTRRDYEGAMSTLCAGCGHDSVTAALVQALFELEVVPHRVAKLSGIGCSSKTTAYFLKQAHGFNGVHGRMPAIATGAGAANRELALIGVSGDGDSLSIGLGQLSHAIRRNVDMLYVLENNGVYGLTKGQFSASADVGTKAKRGDTNRQRPIDPVLLALTLGASFVARGFSGDKEQLVPLLKAGIAHRGFALVDVISPCVTFNDHEGSTKSYLSTRERYREVAPVDFVPLREEITVAPADGPVREVRMHDGSTVRFRRLDADYDPTDRLAAYATVQRLQEEGEVVTGLLYISEEGSEMHALNETVDAPLVALPYEELCPGRAALEELMGEFV